From Enterococcus mundtii, the proteins below share one genomic window:
- a CDS encoding glucose PTS transporter subunit IIA codes for MAKNELTLTELAKQIYAGAGGMGNVDSVVHCMTRVRMKVIDESLVDVAKLKAIPGVLGVVEDEQLQVIIGPGKVNKVAQEMVDQAGVKLGEKIPGNPNVTTGLSGKDKVNERAQEMKKVQKSKQKPSKIKSILKDISNIFVPMIPAFVGTGIVAGIAAVLTNLVTAGTIDGASWQQYIDIMNILKNGMFSYLVIYTGINAAQVFGATPTLGGVIGAVVMLTGMNPEAPLTNLFTGTPLAAGQGGIIGVIFAVWLLSIVEKKLHKIVPDAVDIIVTPTLSLIAIGLIEIFLIMPLAGFISDGMVGGINWVLSVGGAFSGFVLGTLFLPMVMFGLHQILTPIHVQMIDETGRTLLLPILAMAGAGQVGAALALWVRCKKDKELTEMIKGALPVGILGIGEPLIYGVTLPLGRPFITACIGGGIGGAVIGLIGNIGAIAIGPSGAALIPLISDGKWFGYVLGLLAAYAGGFLATFFFGIPKEQLAKEELAEEAPVYTASSTDSTNQTQAVQLCAVADGTVQSIEQASDPVFAQKMMGEGYFVEPTNGHIYAPTSGIISSIFPTKHAIGLTTADGLELLIHMGVNTVELGGTPFDIKVSEGQAVTKDTMIADVDLAAIKEAGKETAMMVLLTNMEHVLTFVLTHTGEVRAKTPVMDVESVK; via the coding sequence ATGGCAAAAAATGAATTGACTTTGACAGAACTGGCAAAACAAATTTATGCTGGAGCTGGTGGCATGGGCAACGTAGACAGCGTTGTCCATTGTATGACACGGGTTCGGATGAAGGTCATTGATGAATCGTTGGTCGACGTAGCGAAATTGAAAGCGATACCGGGCGTGTTAGGGGTAGTTGAGGACGAACAGTTACAAGTCATCATCGGACCAGGGAAAGTAAACAAAGTCGCACAAGAAATGGTTGACCAAGCAGGAGTCAAACTAGGTGAAAAAATCCCTGGAAACCCTAATGTTACAACTGGTTTATCAGGGAAAGACAAGGTCAACGAACGTGCCCAAGAGATGAAGAAAGTACAAAAATCAAAACAAAAACCGTCAAAAATCAAATCAATTTTAAAAGATATCTCGAATATATTTGTCCCAATGATTCCAGCTTTTGTTGGTACAGGGATCGTTGCAGGGATCGCCGCAGTATTGACAAACCTTGTGACAGCCGGAACCATCGATGGTGCATCATGGCAACAGTACATCGACATCATGAACATTCTTAAAAATGGGATGTTTAGTTATCTTGTCATCTATACTGGGATCAATGCCGCTCAAGTATTTGGCGCAACGCCAACACTTGGTGGAGTAATCGGTGCGGTTGTCATGTTGACGGGGATGAATCCAGAAGCTCCTTTGACGAACCTGTTTACTGGAACGCCACTTGCTGCCGGACAAGGTGGGATCATCGGAGTGATTTTTGCGGTCTGGTTGCTTTCCATCGTTGAAAAGAAATTACACAAAATCGTTCCTGATGCAGTAGACATCATTGTGACACCAACACTTTCATTGATTGCCATCGGGCTGATCGAGATTTTCTTGATCATGCCATTAGCTGGTTTTATCTCAGATGGTATGGTAGGAGGGATCAATTGGGTACTTAGTGTGGGTGGCGCCTTCTCAGGATTTGTATTAGGTACATTATTCTTACCGATGGTCATGTTTGGTTTGCATCAAATATTGACTCCGATCCATGTGCAAATGATCGATGAAACAGGACGTACATTATTATTGCCTATTTTAGCAATGGCAGGAGCTGGACAAGTTGGTGCTGCGCTTGCTTTATGGGTACGTTGTAAGAAAGACAAAGAATTGACTGAAATGATCAAAGGTGCGTTACCTGTAGGGATTTTAGGGATTGGTGAACCATTGATCTATGGTGTAACATTGCCTTTAGGTCGTCCATTCATTACTGCTTGTATTGGAGGCGGTATCGGTGGTGCGGTGATCGGCTTGATCGGGAATATTGGTGCCATTGCTATTGGTCCTTCTGGCGCAGCGTTGATTCCTTTGATTTCAGATGGCAAATGGTTTGGCTACGTCCTTGGATTATTAGCTGCTTATGCGGGCGGATTCTTAGCTACTTTCTTTTTCGGGATTCCTAAAGAACAATTAGCGAAAGAAGAATTAGCAGAAGAAGCACCTGTTTATACAGCATCAAGTACTGACTCAACAAATCAAACACAAGCCGTTCAATTATGTGCAGTAGCAGATGGTACAGTGCAATCAATCGAACAAGCGAGTGATCCTGTATTTGCTCAAAAGATGATGGGAGAAGGGTATTTTGTTGAACCAACGAATGGTCATATCTATGCGCCAACTTCTGGGATCATCAGCTCTATTTTCCCAACGAAACATGCCATCGGATTAACAACAGCTGATGGGTTAGAGCTATTAATCCACATGGGAGTCAATACTGTGGAACTAGGTGGGACGCCATTTGATATAAAAGTGAGTGAAGGACAAGCTGTCACAAAAGATACGATGATAGCGGACGTGGATCTAGCTGCGATCAAAGAGGCAGGAAAAGAAACCGCTATGATGGTTCTTCTGACAAATATGGAGCATGTCTTAACGTTTGTTTTGACACATACAGGTGAAGTAAGAGCAAAAACACCAGTGATGGATGTTGAAAGTGTAAAATAA
- the murQ gene encoding N-acetylmuramic acid 6-phosphate etherase, protein MTIDLDKLTTERRNQKTFGLDEMSVSEAARLMNQEDHEVAAAVAKELPSIEPVIEAAIVSFKKNGRLIYMGAGTSGRLGVLDAAECVPTFGVEPEMVVGLIAGGEAAMTVAVEGAEDSLELGKEDLIQLNLTENDLVVGIAASGRTPYVIGGLDYARSIGAKTATISCNKEAEISQHADFPIEVDAGPEFLTGSTRLKSGTAQKLILNMISTISMIGIGKVFNNLMVDVKPTNDKLVERSKRIIMEATEVDYETAEKYFYEAEQNVKLAIVMLLTNSNKETAKRKLAEADGFVKRTL, encoded by the coding sequence ATGACGATCGATTTAGATAAATTAACAACGGAACGTAGAAATCAAAAGACATTTGGTTTGGATGAGATGAGTGTATCTGAAGCCGCTCGCTTGATGAACCAAGAAGATCATGAAGTGGCGGCAGCTGTCGCAAAAGAACTACCGAGTATTGAACCAGTGATTGAAGCAGCGATTGTTTCTTTCAAAAAAAATGGACGCTTGATCTACATGGGCGCTGGCACAAGTGGACGTTTGGGCGTATTGGATGCAGCGGAGTGTGTTCCTACATTTGGTGTAGAGCCTGAAATGGTCGTTGGTTTGATTGCAGGTGGTGAAGCGGCTATGACTGTCGCAGTTGAAGGTGCAGAGGATTCACTTGAGTTAGGGAAAGAAGATTTGATCCAGTTGAACTTGACGGAAAATGATTTGGTCGTAGGTATCGCGGCTAGCGGTCGCACGCCTTATGTGATTGGTGGCTTGGACTATGCTCGTTCAATCGGCGCAAAGACGGCAACGATTTCTTGTAACAAAGAAGCTGAGATCAGTCAACATGCTGATTTTCCTATTGAGGTAGATGCCGGACCAGAATTTTTAACAGGTTCGACACGTTTAAAATCTGGAACTGCACAGAAATTGATTTTAAATATGATTTCTACAATCAGTATGATCGGTATCGGAAAAGTATTCAATAATCTAATGGTCGATGTCAAGCCAACAAATGACAAATTAGTCGAACGTTCAAAGCGAATCATCATGGAAGCAACCGAAGTGGATTATGAAACAGCAGAAAAATACTTTTATGAAGCGGAACAAAATGTTAAACTAGCCATCGTTATGTTATTGACGAATAGTAACAAAGAGACAGCGAAAAGGAAACTAGCTGAGGCAGACGGCTTTGTAAAACGAACGTTGTAA
- a CDS encoding polymer-forming cytoskeletal protein: protein MLSKKLSLLGLTATALLALGACGADNNDSANSSSASSTTEVSTTESSADVVSTASISDDPAVLEKAMSADGNWIVAATGDVTFSNDVTIAGEFHDKDDASADIYRKIALYSQDDDRNVTAEYTITVPTLIVESENTNIVHGTIKGDVLVKANGFVLDGAKVEGNVTFEKQEYQDSAKLDENDASVTGDVTVSE from the coding sequence ATGTTATCAAAAAAATTATCTTTATTAGGTTTAACAGCAACAGCACTTTTGGCTTTAGGAGCTTGTGGTGCTGACAACAATGATTCAGCTAATTCTAGTTCAGCTTCATCAACAACAGAAGTAAGTACAACAGAAAGTTCAGCAGATGTTGTATCAACAGCTTCAATCAGTGATGATCCAGCTGTTTTAGAAAAAGCAATGTCAGCTGACGGTAACTGGATCGTTGCAGCAACAGGTGATGTGACATTCTCAAATGATGTAACTATCGCAGGCGAATTCCATGACAAAGATGATGCAAGTGCAGACATCTACCGCAAAATTGCTTTGTACTCACAAGACGATGACCGTAACGTAACTGCTGAATACACAATCACTGTTCCAACATTGATCGTTGAATCAGAAAACACAAATATCGTTCACGGAACAATCAAAGGTGACGTACTTGTAAAAGCGAACGGCTTTGTATTAGACGGAGCAAAAGTAGAGGGTAACGTAACATTTGAAAAACAAGAATACCAAGATTCAGCAAAACTTGACGAAAACGACGCATCAGTAACAGGCGACGTAACAGTTAGCGAATAA
- a CDS encoding lipase family protein, giving the protein MDQNRDFSNEVYKVEHGEIEMNTKIGEKQDYLVINTIDTNKDKIGNESKPKKNSTQAMVVAEIKDEFKKLSDNELRKVPGFPDSVITKNLTIAYAGTNSLKDWHTNLEEIGRSNKHSNGAFASALNYAREIEKQYPKSDGYTISTTGHSLGGAKALFVAAINGYDSVTYGAAGPGFAQALFDNHNGTLINIYDTSDVVTSGLFTGGKGMLPINSFGIDNSGWETFGHSLDQFRTDEEGNYIDKHGQIIVYVDGNGSILLAPTLWQQTLLENEAMIKLLAVSGEHTLDEIKRLKEENEWLKVQIKEFLTLKELRQKLTASGGGLSQSEKIYLEDSQALAVVRTAASKFDEAMGNVRVIYQNGITELEDLWNDWLGRIRNYTPHLTYNEVIETLAEVGCTKWEIVDEPTQEFRDKIRQIDQMSEQFQTLADEITRKINEMVARDKELANQLFGV; this is encoded by the coding sequence ATGGATCAAAATAGAGATTTTTCCAATGAGGTTTATAAAGTTGAGCATGGAGAAATTGAAATGAACACTAAAATTGGAGAAAAACAAGATTATTTAGTTATAAATACCATAGATACCAATAAAGACAAAATCGGCAATGAATCTAAGCCAAAGAAAAATAGTACGCAGGCAATGGTAGTAGCAGAAATTAAAGATGAATTCAAAAAACTTAGTGATAATGAATTAAGAAAAGTACCTGGCTTCCCCGACTCCGTCATCACCAAAAACCTCACGATTGCTTATGCTGGCACGAATTCGCTCAAAGATTGGCATACTAACCTTGAGGAAATTGGTCGAAGTAATAAACACTCAAATGGTGCATTTGCTTCTGCCTTGAACTATGCCCGTGAAATTGAAAAGCAGTATCCCAAATCAGATGGCTATACGATCTCAACGACAGGACACTCATTAGGTGGCGCTAAAGCACTTTTTGTCGCAGCGATCAATGGTTATGATAGTGTGACGTACGGCGCGGCGGGACCAGGGTTTGCACAAGCCTTATTCGATAATCATAACGGTACCCTGATCAATATCTACGACACTTCGGATGTCGTCACGAGTGGGCTTTTCACTGGTGGGAAAGGGATGCTTCCAATCAATAGTTTTGGAATCGATAATTCGGGCTGGGAAACATTTGGCCATTCGCTGGATCAATTCAGAACAGATGAAGAGGGAAATTATATCGATAAGCATGGACAGATCATCGTATACGTCGATGGTAATGGAAGTATCTTGTTAGCCCCAACTTTGTGGCAACAAACACTTTTGGAAAACGAAGCAATGATCAAATTACTAGCAGTCAGTGGCGAGCATACGCTAGATGAAATCAAGCGTTTGAAAGAAGAAAATGAGTGGCTCAAGGTTCAAATCAAAGAATTCTTGACATTAAAAGAGTTACGGCAGAAGCTGACTGCAAGTGGCGGTGGACTTTCTCAATCAGAAAAAATTTATTTAGAGGATAGCCAAGCATTAGCTGTAGTACGGACGGCTGCTAGTAAATTTGACGAGGCAATGGGAAATGTTCGTGTGATTTACCAAAACGGGATCACCGAGTTGGAAGACTTATGGAATGACTGGTTGGGAAGAATACGCAATTATACGCCACATTTGACCTATAACGAGGTGATTGAAACATTAGCCGAAGTTGGTTGTACGAAATGGGAGATTGTCGATGAGCCAACACAAGAATTTAGAGATAAGATCCGCCAGATCGATCAGATGTCGGAACAGTTTCAAACGCTCGCCGATGAAATCACCCGAAAAATCAATGAAATGGTGGCACGTGACAAAGAATTAGCGAATCAATTGTTTGGGGTATAA
- a CDS encoding histidine phosphatase family protein — protein MLYITRHGETTWNAQGLVCGHADIELTEKGKQQAEKLAEKVANLEIPITKIIHSPLQRARDTAQAVAKKVNLPMTVDERLIEMDFGDYDGRPSEDEDFQRARQNFAVRFPNGESVLDVYARITPLLKECLEDEDNVYLLVCHNALIRIINAYFHPMPNDTFFDFFVENTELVTFD, from the coding sequence ATGTTATATATTACTAGACATGGCGAAACGACTTGGAATGCTCAAGGCTTAGTTTGTGGCCATGCAGACATCGAATTAACAGAAAAAGGGAAACAACAAGCAGAAAAACTCGCTGAAAAAGTTGCAAACTTGGAAATACCGATCACCAAGATCATTCATTCCCCTTTGCAACGCGCAAGAGATACGGCACAAGCGGTAGCCAAAAAAGTCAATCTACCTATGACAGTGGATGAACGACTGATCGAGATGGATTTTGGGGATTATGATGGGCGTCCTAGCGAAGATGAAGACTTTCAACGTGCACGCCAAAATTTTGCGGTACGTTTTCCAAATGGGGAATCGGTTTTAGATGTGTATGCACGGATCACCCCTTTATTGAAAGAGTGCTTAGAAGATGAGGACAATGTCTACTTGCTTGTTTGCCATAATGCACTGATCCGAATCATCAATGCCTATTTTCATCCAATGCCAAATGACACATTCTTTGACTTTTTTGTTGAAAATACAGAATTAGTTACCTTTGACTAG
- the nrdI gene encoding class Ib ribonucleoside-diphosphate reductase assembly flavoprotein NrdI → MNILYISISGNTRGFVKKLAAFATEQHEKDASLPLVHLKEIHENSDFEKETKPFFVFVPTYLEGGNGIDSGDQEILTETMREYLEYQENHALCLGVVGSGNKNFNYQYCLTAKQYAEQFGFPMVEDYELRGTPTDVERIYHALVQRYRA, encoded by the coding sequence ATGAATATCTTATATATCTCAATTTCTGGTAATACCCGAGGATTCGTCAAAAAATTAGCAGCTTTTGCTACGGAACAACATGAAAAAGATGCTTCACTTCCCTTAGTCCACCTAAAAGAGATCCATGAAAATAGCGACTTTGAAAAAGAAACCAAACCTTTCTTTGTGTTTGTGCCAACCTATCTAGAAGGAGGCAATGGCATTGATAGTGGTGACCAAGAGATTTTGACAGAAACCATGCGAGAATACTTGGAATATCAAGAAAATCATGCGCTTTGTCTTGGTGTTGTCGGTAGCGGAAATAAAAACTTTAACTATCAATATTGTTTGACAGCGAAACAATATGCTGAACAATTCGGCTTCCCTATGGTAGAAGATTATGAATTACGTGGTACGCCAACAGATGTTGAAAGAATCTACCATGCTTTAGTTCAACGATATAGAGCTTAA
- a CDS encoding Lsa family ABC-F type ribosomal protection protein, with protein MSKIEIKQLTFGYDSQDNLLFDQANLNIDSTWKLGLIGRNGRGKTTLLTILQNKLPYQGKVTHQQEFVYFPQQVRETNRLTYDVLLEVSDCELWEIERELMLMQADPEILWRPYDSLSGGEKTKVLLALLFTDEQHFPLIDEPTNHLDVVGRQQVAEYLNKKKQGFIVVSHDRQFIDEVVDHLLVIEKSQLVIYQGNYSVYEEQKRRKDEFELAQNQKIKKEVGRLKKTAAEKAEWANSREGDKTKKRVGFIDTEARRVNRGAIGADAARTMKRSKAIVNRMETQISEKEKLLKDLESIDSLNMCPNQSHHKRLLTVENLQLGYEEMLFDPISFSIEQQECVAITGPNGSGKSSIIQYLLGEFTGQSKGDVTRPATISISYVRQNYEDNTGTLTDFAQKNQLDLELFLNNLRKLGMERDVFHTSIENMSMGQRKKVELAKSFAQSADLYIWDEPLNYLDVFNQEQIEQLLLQVKPAMLIVDHDQRFLEKVATKRIDLRRRETHI; from the coding sequence ATGTCTAAAATCGAAATCAAACAATTGACGTTTGGCTATGACAGCCAAGACAATCTGTTATTCGATCAAGCAAACCTAAATATTGATTCCACATGGAAATTAGGACTGATTGGTCGAAATGGTCGTGGCAAAACGACGTTATTAACTATTTTGCAAAACAAACTACCTTATCAAGGAAAAGTGACCCATCAACAAGAATTTGTCTATTTTCCACAACAGGTCAGGGAAACGAATCGACTAACCTATGATGTGTTGTTAGAAGTTTCAGATTGTGAGTTATGGGAGATCGAGCGTGAGTTGATGCTGATGCAGGCAGATCCGGAAATTCTCTGGCGCCCTTACGATTCCCTTTCCGGCGGAGAAAAAACAAAAGTATTGCTGGCTCTCTTATTTACCGATGAGCAGCATTTTCCACTGATTGACGAACCAACAAATCACTTAGATGTGGTTGGGCGTCAGCAAGTAGCTGAATACCTGAATAAGAAAAAACAAGGGTTTATTGTTGTCAGTCATGATCGTCAGTTTATTGATGAAGTCGTTGACCATCTTTTGGTCATCGAAAAAAGTCAATTAGTGATTTATCAAGGAAATTATTCCGTCTACGAAGAACAAAAGCGTAGAAAAGATGAATTTGAGTTAGCACAAAACCAAAAAATCAAAAAAGAAGTCGGACGTTTGAAAAAAACCGCAGCTGAAAAAGCGGAGTGGGCTAACTCTCGAGAAGGAGACAAAACAAAAAAACGTGTTGGCTTTATTGATACCGAAGCACGGCGTGTCAATCGTGGCGCAATTGGAGCGGATGCTGCTCGTACAATGAAACGTTCAAAAGCGATCGTCAATCGGATGGAAACTCAAATTAGTGAGAAAGAGAAATTATTGAAAGATCTAGAGTCGATCGATTCATTGAACATGTGCCCAAATCAGTCGCATCATAAACGCTTATTGACAGTAGAAAATCTACAATTAGGCTATGAAGAGATGTTATTCGATCCTATCAGCTTTAGCATCGAGCAACAAGAGTGTGTGGCAATAACTGGACCTAATGGTAGTGGTAAATCATCGATCATCCAGTATTTACTTGGGGAATTTACTGGTCAATCCAAGGGGGATGTCACGCGTCCGGCAACAATCAGCATCAGTTATGTTCGCCAAAACTATGAAGATAACACCGGAACATTAACAGATTTTGCGCAAAAGAATCAGCTAGACTTGGAACTCTTTTTAAATAATCTTCGTAAATTAGGAATGGAAAGAGACGTGTTTCATACCTCCATTGAAAACATGAGTATGGGGCAAAGAAAAAAAGTGGAATTAGCCAAATCATTTGCACAATCCGCAGATCTTTATATCTGGGATGAGCCATTGAATTATCTGGACGTGTTCAATCAAGAACAAATCGAGCAGCTTTTATTACAAGTCAAACCAGCGATGTTGATCGTCGACCATGACCAGCGATTTTTAGAAAAAGTCGCAACGAAAAGAATCGACTTGAGAAGAAGAGAAACACACATTTGA
- a CDS encoding DUF871 domain-containing protein has product MFGFSVFMNQELSEETKTYIHEMAEKGFIGIFTSMHIPEDDPSAYKRRLTELGQEAKATGLELMVDISGKALELAGFSLENLEPLKEIGVTGLRMDYHLSNQQIAKWSHQLKISLNASTITEQDVQELKEAGADFTQMEAWHNYYPRPETGLDKSWYQRKNQWLAEQGFKIQGFVPGDEVLRGPLYKGLPTLEEHRYQHPLAAALDLASCETDLIYIGDGGLSLTTQEQFLYYKETGGILLHVTLLDPTFGPIILGTHTNRQDEAKAVVRSADARFREIPPIPARLTDERKIGTVTLDNEAYLRYMGEIQLMKEDLPADEKVNCVARVISADLPLIQQIHAGMIYKFKCKEGIEK; this is encoded by the coding sequence ATGTTTGGTTTTTCTGTATTTATGAATCAAGAGTTGTCCGAAGAAACGAAAACGTATATCCATGAAATGGCAGAGAAGGGATTTATTGGCATCTTTACATCCATGCATATTCCAGAAGATGATCCATCAGCTTATAAAAGGCGTTTGACGGAACTTGGCCAAGAAGCAAAAGCAACCGGATTAGAGTTGATGGTAGATATATCGGGTAAGGCATTAGAGTTGGCAGGGTTCTCCTTAGAAAATCTTGAGCCATTAAAAGAGATTGGTGTGACAGGGCTGCGGATGGATTATCACCTGTCGAACCAACAGATTGCGAAGTGGTCTCATCAATTGAAAATCAGTTTGAATGCAAGCACGATCACTGAACAAGATGTGCAAGAATTAAAAGAAGCAGGTGCTGATTTTACTCAGATGGAAGCTTGGCACAATTATTATCCGCGCCCAGAAACAGGGTTAGACAAATCGTGGTACCAAAGAAAAAATCAATGGTTAGCAGAACAAGGATTTAAGATTCAAGGATTTGTACCAGGAGATGAAGTGTTGAGAGGCCCTTTATACAAAGGACTTCCAACATTGGAAGAACATCGCTATCAACATCCTTTGGCAGCAGCGCTAGACTTAGCTTCATGTGAAACTGATCTAATCTATATTGGTGACGGTGGGCTATCGCTGACCACCCAGGAACAATTTTTGTATTATAAAGAAACAGGCGGTATCTTATTACATGTGACATTGTTGGACCCAACATTTGGTCCAATCATTTTAGGTACACATACGAATCGACAAGATGAAGCTAAAGCTGTGGTACGTAGTGCAGATGCACGATTTAGAGAAATCCCTCCTATTCCTGCTCGATTAACTGATGAACGGAAAATAGGTACGGTCACGTTAGATAATGAAGCGTATCTTCGCTATATGGGTGAAATCCAACTAATGAAAGAAGATTTACCAGCAGATGAAAAAGTCAATTGTGTGGCACGAGTGATCTCGGCTGATTTGCCATTGATCCAACAAATCCATGCAGGAATGATTTATAAATTTAAATGTAAAGAAGGAATTGAGAAATGA
- a CDS encoding basic amino acid/polyamine antiporter translates to MDTEQQKKGIGLIPLAALVIGSAIGGGVFGIMTDISGSAGGPALFSWVLVGTSMMMLSLSINNINKKRPELEGGIFSYAEAGFGRFSGFISGWGYWLTCWLGNVAFATLLMSALGYFFPVFDGGQNVASVIVSTIFLWGYAWLVNRGVENASYVNAIVTICKLVPLFLFIIVAISTFSLQQFINNFSSDIILNANGQPIPFSSQILSCIMVMLWVFVGIEGASVVGSRAKKKSDVGKATILGIFGLIVIYVLVSMLPYGTMTMEELQTIQTQPAMGYVFEMMVGKWGAVVINGGLIISLVGVWLSWTILPIETMRNMADDGLLPARWGKVNKKGAPTYAIVLTTLCTNVFLLSLLFTDSAYNFAYTLGTAAIFFTWLFLGLYQMKLSYQRKEWVQFLVGSLASAFQIWAMLFVAFNEVMLVLVLFLPGILFYLKARKEKQQAVPQTKLDYLLLSLVSIFGVVALALFATGVLHL, encoded by the coding sequence ATGGACACAGAGCAACAGAAAAAAGGTATTGGATTGATCCCACTAGCGGCCTTAGTGATTGGGTCAGCGATTGGAGGTGGCGTTTTCGGTATTATGACCGACATCTCAGGATCGGCTGGTGGCCCAGCATTGTTCAGCTGGGTATTAGTTGGGACGTCCATGATGATGCTCTCTTTGTCAATCAATAATATCAATAAGAAACGTCCAGAATTAGAAGGTGGTATTTTTAGTTATGCCGAAGCTGGCTTTGGTCGATTTTCGGGATTCATCAGTGGGTGGGGCTATTGGCTGACCTGCTGGTTAGGAAACGTGGCATTTGCTACGCTATTGATGAGTGCGTTGGGCTATTTCTTTCCAGTATTCGATGGGGGTCAAAATGTCGCCTCGGTCATCGTCAGTACTATATTTTTATGGGGATATGCTTGGCTCGTCAATCGAGGAGTCGAAAATGCCAGTTACGTCAATGCAATCGTGACAATTTGTAAATTAGTTCCGCTATTTTTATTTATTATTGTTGCTATCAGCACGTTCTCATTGCAACAATTCATCAATAATTTTTCAAGTGATATCATCTTGAATGCCAATGGACAGCCGATTCCTTTCTCAAGTCAAATCCTAAGTTGTATCATGGTGATGCTTTGGGTATTTGTTGGAATTGAAGGTGCATCTGTGGTTGGTTCACGAGCGAAGAAAAAATCAGATGTCGGAAAAGCCACGATCTTAGGGATTTTTGGATTGATCGTGATCTATGTTTTAGTTTCGATGTTGCCTTACGGTACGATGACGATGGAAGAACTCCAAACAATCCAAACGCAACCAGCAATGGGCTATGTGTTTGAGATGATGGTTGGTAAATGGGGAGCTGTCGTGATCAATGGTGGACTGATCATTTCCTTGGTCGGTGTATGGTTATCTTGGACGATTTTACCCATTGAAACGATGCGCAATATGGCGGATGATGGCTTATTGCCAGCGCGTTGGGGGAAAGTCAATAAAAAGGGCGCACCGACATATGCGATCGTATTAACGACTTTATGTACAAATGTCTTTTTGCTTTCGCTACTGTTTACAGATAGCGCCTATAACTTTGCTTATACTTTAGGAACTGCAGCGATCTTCTTTACGTGGTTGTTCTTAGGATTGTATCAAATGAAACTATCTTATCAAAGAAAAGAATGGGTCCAATTCTTGGTTGGCTCATTAGCAAGTGCTTTTCAAATTTGGGCAATGCTATTTGTTGCTTTCAATGAAGTGATGCTCGTTCTTGTATTATTTTTACCAGGTATCCTATTTTATCTCAAAGCAAGAAAAGAAAAACAGCAAGCTGTTCCACAGACAAAACTTGATTATTTATTGCTTTCGTTAGTCTCGATTTTTGGAGTAGTGGCATTGGCATTATTTGCAACTGGGGTATTGCACTTATAA